The following proteins are co-located in the Castanea sativa cultivar Marrone di Chiusa Pesio chromosome 8, ASM4071231v1 genome:
- the LOC142606919 gene encoding LEAF RUST 10 DISEASE-RESISTANCE LOCUS RECEPTOR-LIKE PROTEIN KINASE-like 1.1 isoform X2, translating to MLLTLASHPEDFQLTVTWPWTTPPHCLRSTNSTIQTLATPNLRSTRSTWIMEMGTRTVTVVSVKTASASKSASASTTVYSAPTVWCFCRRPKWSQRKVLLFVNGGAEEEKRNAQSCSSFQCGKFGMIGFPFRLSKKWSYNCGFLPVNCDQTPPTIQLPLGCSKGAYEVINISYTNTTQSTLVKDLSLSEYLNTNKCEYLTNFTLPNSPFISFKLTTPNRSLFKCNRTLDSNSYKKFKHMSCGDHNFYYSHSNESTPSIISSQCSIIQLPVKEHSDNNELNLTAEFELEVHVSDACSSCRGRGGICLPDCKGKFYCHHDNRKSENKMKINLLLGFDPSSRSDVEGGSVYFGVPVFSYSELEEATNSFDIEKELGDGGFGTVYHGKLQDGREVAVKRLYGHNYRRVQQFINEVEILTRLRHKNLVSLYGCTSRHCRELLLVYEYIPNGTVADHIHGNRATPGSLTWPTRMRIAIETASALAYLHASDIIHRDIKTNNILLDDNFFIKVADFGLSRLFPNDASHVSTSPQGTPGYVDPEYHQCYQLTSKSDVYSFGVVLIELISSLPAVDIFRHKHEINLANFAKNKIEKSAFHELIDPHLGFESDDGVRTMTILVAKLAFQCLQQDKEVRPSMDEVLVALKNIQCGDDVPEQSASPHRDEVGLLKNKRLPLSPEAVTNNWTSSSATPNVSG from the exons ATGCTTCTTACTCTAGCTTCCCATCCGGAGGATTTCCAGTTGACGGTGACGTGGCCATGGACCACACCTCCGCATTGCTTGAGATCTACGAATTCGACAATCCAAACCCTGGCTACTCCCAATCTTCGTTCAACCCGATCCACGTGGATAATGGAAATGGGAACGAGAACGGTTACGGTGGTTTCGGTGAAAACAGCATCGGCATCGAAATCGGCATCGGCATCGACGACGGTGTATTCAGCTCCGACAGTTTGGTGCTTCTGCCGTCGACCGAAATGGAGCCAGAGGAAGGTTTTGCTCTTCGTTAATGGAGGCG ctgaagaagaaaagagaaatgccCAAAGTTGTTCGTCCTTTCAATGTGGAAAATTTGGTATGATTGGCTTTCCATTCAGGTTGAGCAAAAAATGGTCCTATAATTGCGGTTTTTTGCCAGTAAACTGTGACCAAACACCTCCAACGATCCAACTGCCACTAGGGTGCAGCAAAGGAGCATATGAAGTTATAAACATCTCGTACACTAACACCACACAATCCACACTTGTCAAGGACCTTTCGCTCTCAGAATACTTGAATACCAACAAATGCGAATACCTAACCAATTTTACTTTACCTAATTCTCCATTTATCTCTTTTAaacttaccacacccaatcgGAGCCTATTTAAATGCAATCGCACTCTTGATTCTaattcctataaaaaatttaaacatatgaGCTGCGGAGACCATAATTTCTACTATAGTCATTCAAACGAGAGTACTCCGAGTATTATTTCTTCTCAATGTTCGATTATTCAGCTCCCAGTAAAAGAGCATTCAGATAACAATGAACTGAATTTAACTGCTGAGTTCGAACTTGAAGTGCATGTATCTGACGCTTGTAGCAGTTGTCGTGGTAGAGGAGGTATATGCTTGCCTGACTGTAAGGGAAAATTTTATTGTCACCATGACAACAGAAAATCAG aaaataaaatgaagatcAATTTGCTTTTAGGATTCG ATCCATCTTCAAGATCAGACGTGGAAGGTGGGAGTGTTTACTTTGGAGTCCCTGTTTTCTCCTACAGTGAACTTGAAGAAGCCACCAATAGTTTTGATATTGAAAAAGAACTTGGGGATGGTGGATTTGGAACTGTTTACCATG GCAAACTCCAAGACGGGAGAGAAGTTGCAGTGAAGCGCTTATATGGGCACAACTATAGACGAGTACAACAGTTCATAAATGAAGTTGAAATCCTAACACGCTTGCGCCACAAAAATCTTGTCTCCCTTTATGGGTGTACTTCACGCCACTGTCGTGAACTTCTCCTTGTGTATGAATACATTCCCAATGGCACCGTTGCTGATCATATTCATGGCAATCGAGCAACACCAGGTTCACTCACATGGCCAACTCGTATGAGAATTGCTATTGAAACCGCCAGTGCATTGGCTTACCTCCATGCTTCTGACATCATACATCGCGACATAAAGACTAACAACATTCTCTTGGACGACAATTTCTTCATCAAAGTTGCAGATTTTGGGCTTTCTCGGCTGTTCCCCAATGATGCCAGCCATGTCTCAACATCTCCTCAAGGTACTCCGGGTTACGTTGACCCAGAATATCACCAATGCTACCAGCTTACTAGTAAGAGTGATGTCTACAGCTTTGGGGTTGTCCTCATTGAGCTCATTTCTTCTCTGCCAGCTGTTGATATATTTAGGCATAAGCATGAAATTAATTTGGCCAACTTTGCCAAAAACAAGATTGAAAAGAGTGCATTCCACGAGTTGATCGACCCTCATCTTGGATTTGAGTCAGATGATGGAGTTAGAACGATGACCATTTTGGTGGCAAAGTTGGCTTTTCAATGTTTACAACAGGACAAGGAAGTGAGGCCTTCGATGGATGAGGTATTGGTGGCTTTAAAGAATATTCAATGTGGTGACGATGTGCCAGAGCAATCAGCTTCACCCCATCGTGATGAGGTTGGATTGTTGAAGAATAAGCGGCTGCCACTTTCACCAGAGGCTGTAACCAATAATTGGACTAGTAGTTCTGCTACACCTAATGTCAGTGGTTAA
- the LOC142606919 gene encoding LEAF RUST 10 DISEASE-RESISTANCE LOCUS RECEPTOR-LIKE PROTEIN KINASE-like 1.1 isoform X4, with amino-acid sequence MIGFPFRLSKKWSYNCGFLPVNCDQTPPTIQLPLGCSKGAYEVINISYTNTTQSTLVKDLSLSEYLNTNKCEYLTNFTLPNSPFISFKLTTPNRSLFKCNRTLDSNSYKKFKHMSCGDHNFYYSHSNESTPSIISSQCSIIQLPVKEHSDNNELNLTAEFELEVHVSDACSSCRGRGGICLPDCKGKFYCHHDNRKSENKMKINLLLGFGVVYPVISIIFLFIIRRHYKKKCASSNLLARNIFSDPSSRSDVEGGSVYFGVPVFSYSELEEATNSFDIEKELGDGGFGTVYHGKLQDGREVAVKRLYGHNYRRVQQFINEVEILTRLRHKNLVSLYGCTSRHCRELLLVYEYIPNGTVADHIHGNRATPGSLTWPTRMRIAIETASALAYLHASDIIHRDIKTNNILLDDNFFIKVADFGLSRLFPNDASHVSTSPQGTPGYVDPEYHQCYQLTSKSDVYSFGVVLIELISSLPAVDIFRHKHEINLANFAKNKIEKSAFHELIDPHLGFESDDGVRTMTILVAKLAFQCLQQDKEVRPSMDEVLVALKNIQCGDDVPEQSASPHRDEVGLLKNKRLPLSPEAVTNNWTSSSATPNVSG; translated from the exons ATGATTGGCTTTCCATTCAGGTTGAGCAAAAAATGGTCCTATAATTGCGGTTTTTTGCCAGTAAACTGTGACCAAACACCTCCAACGATCCAACTGCCACTAGGGTGCAGCAAAGGAGCATATGAAGTTATAAACATCTCGTACACTAACACCACACAATCCACACTTGTCAAGGACCTTTCGCTCTCAGAATACTTGAATACCAACAAATGCGAATACCTAACCAATTTTACTTTACCTAATTCTCCATTTATCTCTTTTAaacttaccacacccaatcgGAGCCTATTTAAATGCAATCGCACTCTTGATTCTaattcctataaaaaatttaaacatatgaGCTGCGGAGACCATAATTTCTACTATAGTCATTCAAACGAGAGTACTCCGAGTATTATTTCTTCTCAATGTTCGATTATTCAGCTCCCAGTAAAAGAGCATTCAGATAACAATGAACTGAATTTAACTGCTGAGTTCGAACTTGAAGTGCATGTATCTGACGCTTGTAGCAGTTGTCGTGGTAGAGGAGGTATATGCTTGCCTGACTGTAAGGGAAAATTTTATTGTCACCATGACAACAGAAAATCAG aaaataaaatgaagatcAATTTGCTTTTAGGATTCG GTGTCGTATACCCGGTcatttccattattttcttgtttatcATCCGGCGTCATTATAAGAAAAAATGTGCGTCTTCAAACTTGCTGGCAAGGAATATTTTTTCAGATCCATCTTCAAGATCAGACGTGGAAGGTGGGAGTGTTTACTTTGGAGTCCCTGTTTTCTCCTACAGTGAACTTGAAGAAGCCACCAATAGTTTTGATATTGAAAAAGAACTTGGGGATGGTGGATTTGGAACTGTTTACCATG GCAAACTCCAAGACGGGAGAGAAGTTGCAGTGAAGCGCTTATATGGGCACAACTATAGACGAGTACAACAGTTCATAAATGAAGTTGAAATCCTAACACGCTTGCGCCACAAAAATCTTGTCTCCCTTTATGGGTGTACTTCACGCCACTGTCGTGAACTTCTCCTTGTGTATGAATACATTCCCAATGGCACCGTTGCTGATCATATTCATGGCAATCGAGCAACACCAGGTTCACTCACATGGCCAACTCGTATGAGAATTGCTATTGAAACCGCCAGTGCATTGGCTTACCTCCATGCTTCTGACATCATACATCGCGACATAAAGACTAACAACATTCTCTTGGACGACAATTTCTTCATCAAAGTTGCAGATTTTGGGCTTTCTCGGCTGTTCCCCAATGATGCCAGCCATGTCTCAACATCTCCTCAAGGTACTCCGGGTTACGTTGACCCAGAATATCACCAATGCTACCAGCTTACTAGTAAGAGTGATGTCTACAGCTTTGGGGTTGTCCTCATTGAGCTCATTTCTTCTCTGCCAGCTGTTGATATATTTAGGCATAAGCATGAAATTAATTTGGCCAACTTTGCCAAAAACAAGATTGAAAAGAGTGCATTCCACGAGTTGATCGACCCTCATCTTGGATTTGAGTCAGATGATGGAGTTAGAACGATGACCATTTTGGTGGCAAAGTTGGCTTTTCAATGTTTACAACAGGACAAGGAAGTGAGGCCTTCGATGGATGAGGTATTGGTGGCTTTAAAGAATATTCAATGTGGTGACGATGTGCCAGAGCAATCAGCTTCACCCCATCGTGATGAGGTTGGATTGTTGAAGAATAAGCGGCTGCCACTTTCACCAGAGGCTGTAACCAATAATTGGACTAGTAGTTCTGCTACACCTAATGTCAGTGGTTAA
- the LOC142606919 gene encoding LEAF RUST 10 DISEASE-RESISTANCE LOCUS RECEPTOR-LIKE PROTEIN KINASE-like 1.1 isoform X3, with translation MATVFLFVFFVLSHLVLLLSAEEEKRNAQSCSSFQCGKFGMIGFPFRLSKKWSYNCGFLPVNCDQTPPTIQLPLGCSKGAYEVINISYTNTTQSTLVKDLSLSEYLNTNKCEYLTNFTLPNSPFISFKLTTPNRSLFKCNRTLDSNSYKKFKHMSCGDHNFYYSHSNESTPSIISSQCSIIQLPVKEHSDNNELNLTAEFELEVHVSDACSSCRGRGGICLPDCKGKFYCHHDNRKSENKMKINLLLGFGVVYPVISIIFLFIIRRHYKKKCASSNLLARNIFSDPSSRSDVEGGSVYFGVPVFSYSELEEATNSFDIEKELGDGGFGTVYHGKLQDGREVAVKRLYGHNYRRVQQFINEVEILTRLRHKNLVSLYGCTSRHCRELLLVYEYIPNGTVADHIHGNRATPGSLTWPTRMRIAIETASALAYLHASDIIHRDIKTNNILLDDNFFIKVADFGLSRLFPNDASHVSTSPQGTPGYVDPEYHQCYQLTSKSDVYSFGVVLIELISSLPAVDIFRHKHEINLANFAKNKIEKSAFHELIDPHLGFESDDGVRTMTILVAKLAFQCLQQDKEVRPSMDEVLVALKNIQCGDDVPEQSASPHRDEVGLLKNKRLPLSPEAVTNNWTSSSATPNVSG, from the exons ATGGCTACTGTCtttctatttgttttctttgttctcTCACACCTTGTGCTGCTTCTCTCagctgaagaagaaaagagaaatgccCAAAGTTGTTCGTCCTTTCAATGTGGAAAATTTGGTATGATTGGCTTTCCATTCAGGTTGAGCAAAAAATGGTCCTATAATTGCGGTTTTTTGCCAGTAAACTGTGACCAAACACCTCCAACGATCCAACTGCCACTAGGGTGCAGCAAAGGAGCATATGAAGTTATAAACATCTCGTACACTAACACCACACAATCCACACTTGTCAAGGACCTTTCGCTCTCAGAATACTTGAATACCAACAAATGCGAATACCTAACCAATTTTACTTTACCTAATTCTCCATTTATCTCTTTTAaacttaccacacccaatcgGAGCCTATTTAAATGCAATCGCACTCTTGATTCTaattcctataaaaaatttaaacatatgaGCTGCGGAGACCATAATTTCTACTATAGTCATTCAAACGAGAGTACTCCGAGTATTATTTCTTCTCAATGTTCGATTATTCAGCTCCCAGTAAAAGAGCATTCAGATAACAATGAACTGAATTTAACTGCTGAGTTCGAACTTGAAGTGCATGTATCTGACGCTTGTAGCAGTTGTCGTGGTAGAGGAGGTATATGCTTGCCTGACTGTAAGGGAAAATTTTATTGTCACCATGACAACAGAAAATCAG aaaataaaatgaagatcAATTTGCTTTTAGGATTCG GTGTCGTATACCCGGTcatttccattattttcttgtttatcATCCGGCGTCATTATAAGAAAAAATGTGCGTCTTCAAACTTGCTGGCAAGGAATATTTTTTCAGATCCATCTTCAAGATCAGACGTGGAAGGTGGGAGTGTTTACTTTGGAGTCCCTGTTTTCTCCTACAGTGAACTTGAAGAAGCCACCAATAGTTTTGATATTGAAAAAGAACTTGGGGATGGTGGATTTGGAACTGTTTACCATG GCAAACTCCAAGACGGGAGAGAAGTTGCAGTGAAGCGCTTATATGGGCACAACTATAGACGAGTACAACAGTTCATAAATGAAGTTGAAATCCTAACACGCTTGCGCCACAAAAATCTTGTCTCCCTTTATGGGTGTACTTCACGCCACTGTCGTGAACTTCTCCTTGTGTATGAATACATTCCCAATGGCACCGTTGCTGATCATATTCATGGCAATCGAGCAACACCAGGTTCACTCACATGGCCAACTCGTATGAGAATTGCTATTGAAACCGCCAGTGCATTGGCTTACCTCCATGCTTCTGACATCATACATCGCGACATAAAGACTAACAACATTCTCTTGGACGACAATTTCTTCATCAAAGTTGCAGATTTTGGGCTTTCTCGGCTGTTCCCCAATGATGCCAGCCATGTCTCAACATCTCCTCAAGGTACTCCGGGTTACGTTGACCCAGAATATCACCAATGCTACCAGCTTACTAGTAAGAGTGATGTCTACAGCTTTGGGGTTGTCCTCATTGAGCTCATTTCTTCTCTGCCAGCTGTTGATATATTTAGGCATAAGCATGAAATTAATTTGGCCAACTTTGCCAAAAACAAGATTGAAAAGAGTGCATTCCACGAGTTGATCGACCCTCATCTTGGATTTGAGTCAGATGATGGAGTTAGAACGATGACCATTTTGGTGGCAAAGTTGGCTTTTCAATGTTTACAACAGGACAAGGAAGTGAGGCCTTCGATGGATGAGGTATTGGTGGCTTTAAAGAATATTCAATGTGGTGACGATGTGCCAGAGCAATCAGCTTCACCCCATCGTGATGAGGTTGGATTGTTGAAGAATAAGCGGCTGCCACTTTCACCAGAGGCTGTAACCAATAATTGGACTAGTAGTTCTGCTACACCTAATGTCAGTGGTTAA
- the LOC142606919 gene encoding LEAF RUST 10 DISEASE-RESISTANCE LOCUS RECEPTOR-LIKE PROTEIN KINASE-like 1.1 isoform X1, with protein MLLTLASHPEDFQLTVTWPWTTPPHCLRSTNSTIQTLATPNLRSTRSTWIMEMGTRTVTVVSVKTASASKSASASTTVYSAPTVWCFCRRPKWSQRKVLLFVNGGAEEEKRNAQSCSSFQCGKFGMIGFPFRLSKKWSYNCGFLPVNCDQTPPTIQLPLGCSKGAYEVINISYTNTTQSTLVKDLSLSEYLNTNKCEYLTNFTLPNSPFISFKLTTPNRSLFKCNRTLDSNSYKKFKHMSCGDHNFYYSHSNESTPSIISSQCSIIQLPVKEHSDNNELNLTAEFELEVHVSDACSSCRGRGGICLPDCKGKFYCHHDNRKSENKMKINLLLGFGVVYPVISIIFLFIIRRHYKKKCASSNLLARNIFSDPSSRSDVEGGSVYFGVPVFSYSELEEATNSFDIEKELGDGGFGTVYHGKLQDGREVAVKRLYGHNYRRVQQFINEVEILTRLRHKNLVSLYGCTSRHCRELLLVYEYIPNGTVADHIHGNRATPGSLTWPTRMRIAIETASALAYLHASDIIHRDIKTNNILLDDNFFIKVADFGLSRLFPNDASHVSTSPQGTPGYVDPEYHQCYQLTSKSDVYSFGVVLIELISSLPAVDIFRHKHEINLANFAKNKIEKSAFHELIDPHLGFESDDGVRTMTILVAKLAFQCLQQDKEVRPSMDEVLVALKNIQCGDDVPEQSASPHRDEVGLLKNKRLPLSPEAVTNNWTSSSATPNVSG; from the exons ATGCTTCTTACTCTAGCTTCCCATCCGGAGGATTTCCAGTTGACGGTGACGTGGCCATGGACCACACCTCCGCATTGCTTGAGATCTACGAATTCGACAATCCAAACCCTGGCTACTCCCAATCTTCGTTCAACCCGATCCACGTGGATAATGGAAATGGGAACGAGAACGGTTACGGTGGTTTCGGTGAAAACAGCATCGGCATCGAAATCGGCATCGGCATCGACGACGGTGTATTCAGCTCCGACAGTTTGGTGCTTCTGCCGTCGACCGAAATGGAGCCAGAGGAAGGTTTTGCTCTTCGTTAATGGAGGCG ctgaagaagaaaagagaaatgccCAAAGTTGTTCGTCCTTTCAATGTGGAAAATTTGGTATGATTGGCTTTCCATTCAGGTTGAGCAAAAAATGGTCCTATAATTGCGGTTTTTTGCCAGTAAACTGTGACCAAACACCTCCAACGATCCAACTGCCACTAGGGTGCAGCAAAGGAGCATATGAAGTTATAAACATCTCGTACACTAACACCACACAATCCACACTTGTCAAGGACCTTTCGCTCTCAGAATACTTGAATACCAACAAATGCGAATACCTAACCAATTTTACTTTACCTAATTCTCCATTTATCTCTTTTAaacttaccacacccaatcgGAGCCTATTTAAATGCAATCGCACTCTTGATTCTaattcctataaaaaatttaaacatatgaGCTGCGGAGACCATAATTTCTACTATAGTCATTCAAACGAGAGTACTCCGAGTATTATTTCTTCTCAATGTTCGATTATTCAGCTCCCAGTAAAAGAGCATTCAGATAACAATGAACTGAATTTAACTGCTGAGTTCGAACTTGAAGTGCATGTATCTGACGCTTGTAGCAGTTGTCGTGGTAGAGGAGGTATATGCTTGCCTGACTGTAAGGGAAAATTTTATTGTCACCATGACAACAGAAAATCAG aaaataaaatgaagatcAATTTGCTTTTAGGATTCG GTGTCGTATACCCGGTcatttccattattttcttgtttatcATCCGGCGTCATTATAAGAAAAAATGTGCGTCTTCAAACTTGCTGGCAAGGAATATTTTTTCAGATCCATCTTCAAGATCAGACGTGGAAGGTGGGAGTGTTTACTTTGGAGTCCCTGTTTTCTCCTACAGTGAACTTGAAGAAGCCACCAATAGTTTTGATATTGAAAAAGAACTTGGGGATGGTGGATTTGGAACTGTTTACCATG GCAAACTCCAAGACGGGAGAGAAGTTGCAGTGAAGCGCTTATATGGGCACAACTATAGACGAGTACAACAGTTCATAAATGAAGTTGAAATCCTAACACGCTTGCGCCACAAAAATCTTGTCTCCCTTTATGGGTGTACTTCACGCCACTGTCGTGAACTTCTCCTTGTGTATGAATACATTCCCAATGGCACCGTTGCTGATCATATTCATGGCAATCGAGCAACACCAGGTTCACTCACATGGCCAACTCGTATGAGAATTGCTATTGAAACCGCCAGTGCATTGGCTTACCTCCATGCTTCTGACATCATACATCGCGACATAAAGACTAACAACATTCTCTTGGACGACAATTTCTTCATCAAAGTTGCAGATTTTGGGCTTTCTCGGCTGTTCCCCAATGATGCCAGCCATGTCTCAACATCTCCTCAAGGTACTCCGGGTTACGTTGACCCAGAATATCACCAATGCTACCAGCTTACTAGTAAGAGTGATGTCTACAGCTTTGGGGTTGTCCTCATTGAGCTCATTTCTTCTCTGCCAGCTGTTGATATATTTAGGCATAAGCATGAAATTAATTTGGCCAACTTTGCCAAAAACAAGATTGAAAAGAGTGCATTCCACGAGTTGATCGACCCTCATCTTGGATTTGAGTCAGATGATGGAGTTAGAACGATGACCATTTTGGTGGCAAAGTTGGCTTTTCAATGTTTACAACAGGACAAGGAAGTGAGGCCTTCGATGGATGAGGTATTGGTGGCTTTAAAGAATATTCAATGTGGTGACGATGTGCCAGAGCAATCAGCTTCACCCCATCGTGATGAGGTTGGATTGTTGAAGAATAAGCGGCTGCCACTTTCACCAGAGGCTGTAACCAATAATTGGACTAGTAGTTCTGCTACACCTAATGTCAGTGGTTAA